Proteins encoded within one genomic window of Triticum aestivum cultivar Chinese Spring chromosome 2D, IWGSC CS RefSeq v2.1, whole genome shotgun sequence:
- the LOC123055022 gene encoding uncharacterized protein: MASDEETSRVVRALVEKHLESVVSLRAFKEPSEPQLGDEGNQDSDEELMGEEGEEKKEEGESSAPKKEALTPVCYGTGSIIHSCDRFALVFSVAHTFAPFRSRQPGALVAEDTTLLVEFSDGQIRPGHFRAIGWSHDMSLIMVLTNTRYRPVKFIDHSCPAMGFSAHEREARVYSICTYPAERRNALMGTALSGKICGPLRRGRNVDKVFEPELRMCEFVMGGASGCSGAPLFTATRHVMGMWLSQVGECKFAVLVHSICEWLRTTYRFQETSMKRLVPRLASLYLEHLRRVDPQE, translated from the exons ATGGCCAGCGACGAGGAGACCAGCCGGGTGGTTCGTGCACTCGTGGAGAAGCACCTCGAGTCCGTGGTGAGCCTGAGGGCCTTCAAGGAGCCCTCCGAACCACAGCTGGGAGACGAGGGGAACCAGGACAGCGACGAGGAGCTCatgggagaggagggggaggagaagaaggaggagggggagagcAGCGCCCCCAAAAAAGAGGCCCTGACGCCGGTGTGCTATGGCACAGGAAGCATCATCCACTCCTGCGACCGATTCGCCCTGGTGTTCTCCGTCGCCCACACCTTCGCCCCGTTCCGTTCGAGGCAACCTGGGGCGCTGGTTGCCGAGGACACCACGCTCCTCGTCGAGTTCTCGGATGGGCAGATCCGTCCCGGCCATTTTCGAGCCATAGGGTGGAGCCATGACATGTCACTCATCATGGTGCTTACCAACACGAGGTACCGGCCAGTCAAATTCATCGACCACAGCTGCCCTGCCATGGGGTTCTCCGCTCATGAAAGGGAGGCGCGTGTGTACAGCATCTGCACCTACCCCGCCGAGCGACGCAACGCCCTGATGGGCACCGCGTTGTCCGGCAAGATATG TGGACCTCTGAGGCGTGGGCGAAACGTTGATAAAGTGTTTGAGCCAGAGCTAAGGATGTGCGAATTTGTCATGGGTGGAGCGAGCGGCTGCTCTGGTGCTCCTCTCTTCACGGCAACTCGCCATGTCATGGGGATGTGGCTGTCTCAAGTGGGGGAGTGCAAGTTTGCAGTGCTTGTTCACTCCATATGTGAATGGCTTCGCACGACCTACAGATTTCAAGAG ACAAGCATGAAGCGTCTGGTACCCAGGTTGGCATCGCTATACTTAGAGCATCTGAGGCGAGTCGATCCACAGGAATGA